The Elusimicrobiaceae bacterium sequence CCGACCACCAGCAGCGAGCGGCCCATGTTAAAACGCGCGTCGCCGACGTAGGCGTAGGAAATCTGTTCAAGCGGCCTGGCGCAGTGTTCCGTCATGGTGAGCACATCGGCCAGCATCTGGGTCGGATGCCATTCGTTGGTAAGTCCGTTCCATACCGGCACGCCGGCGAATCTGGCCAGCTCCTCCACTATTTCCTGTCCGAACCCGCGGTATTCAATACCGTCGTACATCCGGCCGAGCACGCGGGCTGTGTCCTTCACGGTTTCCTTGTGGCCCAGCTGGCTGCCGGTAGGCTCGAGATAGGTAACGTGCGCGCCCTGGTCGTGGGCGGCCACTTCGAACGCGCAGCGGGTGCGCGTGGAGGTTTTTTCAAAAATCAGGGCGATATTCTTGCCGGTTAATCTCCGCTGTTCGGTGCCGGCATATTTTGCCGCTTTAAGATCTTTCGCCAGCTTGAGGAAAAAAACGAGTTCTTCTTTGGTAAAGTCGAGTTCCTTGAGGAAATTTCTGTTTCTGAGATTAAATCCCATATCGGTTCTCCTTTCTTTAATGTTCAGCCACCACGGCGGGGCCGGGTTTTTTTACGCACGATGTGAAAATCCGGCACACGGGTTTTTGCTTTCGCCTACATTATATCCTTAAATGCTTTCCTGAAAACATGAGCGTTATTGATTATTACGGTTCCCCATGTTTTTTTCGGCGTATGCCGCAGGGCGTTATCACGCAAACCGCCGTTTGCAGAAGCCGGCGCGACAGCCTTATTCATCCCCGCTCAGTGCCGCGCGTCCGGCGGTATTCATTCCGCCTTGTCTGTGCCGTGATAGAAAGCCCGGGCGCTTAATGCGCCCGGGCTTTCACTGCCATAGCGCAGCTCAGTTGGTCTTGAATTTGAGGCCTTTCTGCCCGCCCTGTTTGTGCAGGGTTTCCAGTATGGCCTGCTCAAGCGTTTTCGGCCCGTTTTTGGCTGTTTTTTCCTGCTCGGCCAGATATTTCTGCCGGGCCAGGCTGAGCGCGGTTATTTTACCCTGAATGGCTTTGCGTTCGGACACCATGGCTTCGAGTTTTTTCTTGCGGTCCTTATCCGACAATCCCTGCATCTCCTGCGGCAGTTCTTCTTTTTTTATGTCGGAATAGCCTTTTGAACCGGAGGCTATGGCGGCCACGGCGTCCCACTCGGCGTCGGCTTTGGCGTTCTGCTCGCTGGCGCGGTAGGACTGCATGGCTATGCCCGCGGCCGGCGCGGCGGACGCGGTTTTGCTGAAAGTCATCTCTTTCGCCTCCTGCCGCATTCTGCCGCTTGCGCCCATGGGCACCTGGGTCTGGTCCAGCCTGGCGGAGAGCCGGGCGATCTCGTCATCCTGCGGGGCGGCTGTGTAGACGACTTCATACTGCTGGTCAATGTTGGAGTAATCCCCGTTCGCCAGTTCGGCGGCGGTTTTCCACTGGTCGGCGATGCCGCGCTGGCGGTCGCCGCAATAGATGGTGTTTACGAAAATTCCTTTGGCAGCGGCTTTCTGCAGGCTTGTCTGGAAATTCACGGCGCCTTGCGTAAACGGTTCATTGCCGGCAATGAAAATGGCCTTGTACACGTCGGCATAAGGCGACCAGTCAAGCTGGTCAACCGCATCCCTGATCACCCAGCCGCAGTATTCGTCGCCGCCGTTGGTTTTCAGCGCGAACAGCATTTCTGAAACGGTGTCGAGGTTCGCGGTGAACGGCGTGAGCCTGCGTATGTAGCCGGTATTTGCGGAAAGGCCGCTGTTGCCGTATTCGTAAAGCGCGACCTGTATTTCCGGGTTCTTGCCCTTCTGCTCGGCGGAGATGAATTCGTTCACAATGCGCCAGATCTGGGTGCGGGCCTGATTGATCAGTCCGTCCATGCTGCTGGACGTGTCAAGCAGAATGGCTATCTGGACAAGCGGTTTGCCCAGATACTTGCCGGAGGGTGGAGTGCCGGGAGATACGGGCCCGGCGGCCATGCCGCCGGGGGCAGGTTTGACCGGCGCGTCCTGCCAGGTGCGTTTTATGTCCGTTTTGGCGGCGGCGAGTATGGCGCCGCTTTCGGTGTCAACCGCGCGGGCGTTCACCTCGGTTTCCTTTTCCATATCGTTAAGCGTGCCGATGATGACAACCGGAACGCCCAGTATCTTGCCCAGTTCCTTCGTGGTCTGCGGATCAATGGCGCCGCTCATTTCCAGCTTGCGTTCTTCAAGGAGTTTCTTTATGAGGTTGCGTTCGACAACCTCGACTTTGCCCGTTTCCGCCAGATAGGTGGTCAGGCGTTCCTGCACGATGGAGGAGCCGCTGCTGGTGGCCCCGTCATGATACAGGAAATCGAGCACGGCCACTTTTGCGATTTTTTTATTTTTCAGTCCGCCCGCCAGTTTTTTCGCCATCTTTTCAAGCGGCTCGGCGGAAGCCGCCCCGGCCGACAGCGTCAGCGCGGCAAACATCAATAACGTTAATGCTTTTTTCATATTTTGCACCCCTATAGTCCTGATTGTAATTTAAATAACGGGCCTGCGCAATGGGAACGGAAGTTTTGGCGGCAAACACCATCCGCCACACTGTTTATTGCCGGGCGGCGGTGTTTTTGTGTGAAGTTTTGCTTAAACCGCCGCTTTTTTAGCCGCGCCATGCCAGCCCATGTAATACCGGCGCGCCGCTTTTGCAGCTGCCCGGATAAAACCCCGCCGCGCCAGCGTGCAGGCAGTTAGGCGCAAAACCGCCTGAAATACTCGATGCCGGACAGCTTTACCCGGTTTGCGCCACGGCAATAAATTCTGCCGAAAGCCGGGGTTTAGCGTCAGATTTCCCGCCGTGGCGCATTGCCGCGGGTTATCGGGATGGAAAAAGTGTTAGAATGTGCGAGTGTGAAGTTCCAAATTATCTGCCGTGCGGAAAATATGCGTAAACATGTAATTCTTTTTTCCTATATATTGCTAGGCGGCCTGGGCGCGTATCTGCTGTTTTACAATCTCGGCGGCAGAGTGCTGTGGGCTGACGAGGCGGAAACCGCGCTTCTGGCGCGCAATATCAACCGGTTCGGCGTGCCCCGCATTTACGACGGCAAGAATACGGTATCCGTGCTCGGCCCGGCGATTGACGCCAATGACCGTGGGTTGTGGACCTGGGCTCCCTGGCTGGACAAATATATTGCGGCGGCGTCATTTAAACTCGGCGGGGAGTCAACCCTGTCCGCCCGGCTGCCTTTCGCGGCGGCCGGGTTCGCAGCGTTTTTGCTGGCGATATATCTCGCGTGGCTGATGTACGGAAAACATAAAATCGCCCTGCTTGCCGGATTCATGTTGTGCGCCAGCCAGATGTTCATTCTGCATTCGCGGCAATGCCGGTACTACTCGATTCTGATATTGGGGCAGGTCTGGCTGTTGTTCGGGCTGTGGCAGCTGGCCGGCGGTAAAACCCGGCGCGGCGCGGTTAATATCGCGCTTGCGCTGGCGTTGCAGTTTTACTCCAATTACACCGCGGCGGCGGGCAATATTATCGCGCTGGTCGCGGCCTGCGCGTTTTTCGGCAGGAAAATTCCGGGGATATGGAAGGGCGCGGCCGGCGCGGCCGGAATGTTCACCGGGCTGGTGCTGCCCTGGGTTGTTTACGCCAGGGTTTGGGCGCATGGCGGGGTTTATGTGCCGGGCGGATTCTGGAGTAAAATGGGGCAGTTCGCGGCGGCTTTCAACTTCTGGGTTCTGCCGCTGGCGCTGTTTGCCGTGCCGCTGGCCGCCTATGAAATCAACAGATCGGGGGAAATGAAGCGGGCGGCGGAACTGAAAAAATTAAGCAAAAAGGCGCGGAAGCTGCTGGCAGGCGATTTGCCGCAGCCACCGGCAGGGCCGGTTTCTCCGGCGGCCCTGTTCGTGGAAAAGTTTATCTGGCTGGCCGTGCCGGTGCATCTGGCGGTGCTGGCGCGCGCGCCCCTGCCGGTTTTCCTGCGCTATATCTGTTTTCTGAGCGCGCCCGCGGCGATTGCGGCTGCCGCTCTGCTTGTGCGGCATGTGCGCCGGACCCGGGCGATAGCCGCGGTTACGGTTCTGTTTTTCTGCACCAACCTGCCGCATATGCTTTTATGGCCGTGGCGGGGGACTGAAAAAATCGGGTCGCCGTTTCTTGACACCATGCGCGAAATCGGCCGGCCCTATGAAGACCGGCTGGACGGGATATTGGCCTATTTCAAGGCCAACGCAACACCCGCGCAGAGCGTCTAC is a genomic window containing:
- a CDS encoding ornithine carbamoyltransferase subunit F (catalyzes the formation of ornithine and carbamylphosphate from citrulline in the arginine catabolic pathway) encodes the protein MGFNLRNRNFLKELDFTKEELVFFLKLAKDLKAAKYAGTEQRRLTGKNIALIFEKTSTRTRCAFEVAAHDQGAHVTYLEPTGSQLGHKETVKDTARVLGRMYDGIEYRGFGQEIVEELARFAGVPVWNGLTNEWHPTQMLADVLTMTEHCARPLEQISYAYVGDARFNMGRSLLVVG
- a CDS encoding FlgO family outer membrane protein, with the protein product MKKALTLLMFAALTLSAGAASAEPLEKMAKKLAGGLKNKKIAKVAVLDFLYHDGATSSGSSIVQERLTTYLAETGKVEVVERNLIKKLLEERKLEMSGAIDPQTTKELGKILGVPVVIIGTLNDMEKETEVNARAVDTESGAILAAAKTDIKRTWQDAPVKPAPGGMAAGPVSPGTPPSGKYLGKPLVQIAILLDTSSSMDGLINQARTQIWRIVNEFISAEQKGKNPEIQVALYEYGNSGLSANTGYIRRLTPFTANLDTVSEMLFALKTNGGDEYCGWVIRDAVDQLDWSPYADVYKAIFIAGNEPFTQGAVNFQTSLQKAAAKGIFVNTIYCGDRQRGIADQWKTAAELANGDYSNIDQQYEVVYTAAPQDDEIARLSARLDQTQVPMGASGRMRQEAKEMTFSKTASAAPAAGIAMQSYRASEQNAKADAEWDAVAAIASGSKGYSDIKKEELPQEMQGLSDKDRKKKLEAMVSERKAIQGKITALSLARQKYLAEQEKTAKNGPKTLEQAILETLHKQGGQKGLKFKTN